In the genome of Xanthomonas hortorum pv. pelargonii, the window ACCCTCCTGGCATCCGGTGCCGCATTCGCAGCCGGTACGGGTTCGCCCGGTGCTGCCGTTGCTGGCGAGTTGGCCAGCGGTAAGGGCGATGTGATGTTGGTGATCGGTGCCTGCGCCGTCATCCTCGGCGCGATCATCCTCTGGGCCTACGTGAAGCGCGCCCGCTAACCGCTTCGCTCCAGGGAAAAAGTGGGAGGGGCGCGCGGCAACGTTCGCCCCTTTTTTAGGCAAAGGGGAGTTATGGGCTATTTCATTCTGGTGGCAATCTTGGGTGCAGTTTGGCTCGCATTCGAGGGCATGTGATGCGCTGGCTCGCACGCGTGTTTGCATCGGCAGTCGTTCGGCGCTTGGCCTATCTCATCGTCGCATTGATGTTCGCCTCGTTTGGGCTCGGCCAGGCGCGCGCTCAGGACATTCCACCGTGTACGCCGACTAGCAGTCCGCTGTGTTCGCAGGGTCAGGCGTATTCCCTGGCTGCGGCTGATGCTAGCGCTGATCGATATTGCACTGCATTCGGCTCCTGGGTGATGTTGAGCTATAGCGTTTATTTGGATGGCGGAAATCGCTACGGCGTTGAGGTGCGGTGCCGAAACAACGCTGAGAATTTTGAGACCGGTTTTCGTAATAGCCGACGTTGGATGTTCGACACTTCCAAGACCTGTTCCTCGACGCCATCAGCAATCACACAGTTCCTTCCTCTCAATGGCTCTAGCCAGTGTTGGAATGGTTGCGAAGTCAAGTACCGGCAGAACGGTGATGACGAAACTAGCACCCGCAGCACTACGGGTGCCTTGTGCGATCCCGACTATAAGAAGAAGTGTCCACCCGGCTCGTTCTGGAACGGCTACATGGGCGTCTGCCAGCCTATTGAACCTGATTGCCCAGAGGGCCAAGTGAAGCAGGACGGCATGTGTAAGCCTGAGAATAAATGCCCGCAAGGCATGGTCGCTGTGCAGGCGTCAACTCCTGGTGCTGTGGCACAGGGAGCGCTCTATTGCGCACCTGAAAAGAGGAATGCCCACCCGGCACGATCATGTCGCCTGCTGGCAAGTGCCTTCCCGGTGAGGGTCAGTGCGCTAAGGGTGAAGCACCCGGCAAAGATGGCACGTGCAAAAGGACGCCGATGGTGACGGCGAAGGCGATGAAGAAGGCGAGGGCGAAGGCGAGGGTGGTGAAGGCAAAAAGATGAGGCATCAGGCGGCGAAAGCTGCGAGACGCCTCCCACCTGTAGCGGCAGCGCGATCCAATGCATCCAAGTGAAAATTCAGTGGCGCATCGACTGCAATACGCGTCGTAGTCAGAACATCAGCGGCGGCGCATGTACTGCTGTTCCGGTGTGCACCGGCAAGGCATGCGATGCAATGGAGTACGCACAGTTGATGCAGCAGTGGCGCTCAACCTGTGCACTCGAAAAGATCGCCAAGGGCGACACGTCATCCGGCAACAACACCGACAAGAATGGCAACGGCGTTGCCGACGCGCTTGAGGGCAGTGGCAACGCTACCGATCCTGGCGATGGGAAATCTGACGTGGACGGCGCTAAACGCTTCGGTATTCGCTTCTCTACTGACAAGCTGGATAGAGAGAATATTTTCGGCGGCGGCAGCTGCCCTGAGCCTCCTAGCTTCATCATCATGGGCAAGACGATTAGCGGTGGTGACTTCCCTATTTCTGTCGTGCTGCTGCAATTCTCCGTGCGCTGTTGTTGCTCTTCGGCGCGTACCTCGCTGTAAAAATTCTCATGGGATGGATGGGCTGATATGGGCATGGTCTGGGAGTGGATCACCAAGGGCATTTTCTTTTTCTTCGGCAAGTTGAAGGACATTGCAGCCGGCATTGTTGGCAAAATCTTGTCGAGCTTCGGTCTCACCATCGTTTCCTTCGAAGCCGTGCTGCCAAGATTGAAGGAAGTCATCACCGAGCAGGCATCTGGCCTTTCCGGTCCTGCAATGGACTTCCTGGGCTATCTCGGCGTTGGGCAAGCTATGTCGATGGTGCTATCTGCGCTGACCGTGCAGATGGCATGGAAGGTCTTCATCATTCCGAAAACCGTCGCTGATCAGCTGGGAGCCGGCTCATGATCTACTGGTACACCGGCCAGCCTGGGCACGGCAAAACACTGCACGCCATTGATCGACTGCTTGAGTTCAAGGATCAGGGTCGGATCGTTTACGCGTGCAATATCCGCGAGTTCGACTACGCCAAAACCGGCGTGCTTGAGATGACGCCGCAGCAGTTTTGCGACTGGCCTAACTTCCTGCCCGATGGTGCAGTGGCTCTGGTCGATGAGGCCTATGAACACGGCATGCTCCCCAAGCGGCCTAACAGTTCGAAGGTCCCGCATCACGTCGAACAGCTTGCGAAGCATCGCCATCGCGGTCTTGATTTCATCTTCGTCAGCCAGTCGCCCGATAAGCAGTGCGACCAGTTCGTGCACGATCTGATCGAACGACATGTGCACGTGCGCAGGCGCTTCGGAACGAAGTTTGTTCACTTGCGCGAGTTCGACCGTTTCGAGGCGCAGGCAGAGAAGGCCACGCCGCTCGTTGTCAAGCGCAAGGCGTTGCCCAAGCGTCCCATGGGCACGTACAAATCGACTGAGCTAGACACCACTGAGCGCAGGATTCCGTGGTACTACATCGCGCTGCCGATCTTCGTGGTGGTCGGCTTGTTCTTGCTCTATTACACGTTCGGCAACATGGGCAAGCGGCTGGGGGTGAGGCGGTTCCGGCCACTGTTCAAACGCCACAAGGCGGTGCGGCGCCGCGCGACGGAGCGTCAGCGACGGCGGCCGGCGCGGCTACGCCGCCCAAGGTCATCACTGCTGCCGAATTCGCCAAGCAATTTTTGCCGCGCGTTCCATCTGAGCCGTGGAGTGCTCCTGTTTACGATGGCAAGCTGACATTGCCCAATGAGGCACCGCGTTTGTTCTGCATGTCCTCGCTCACTGGTAGCAATGCGCATGGTGAGCGTGTCGGCCCCACGTGCACGTGCATGACAGAACAGGGCACGCATTACGTGGTGGATCAGCAGACGTGTCGCTACATCGCCAGACGCGGCCAGTACGAACCCTATCGCGATGAGCGCAATGATCGATACGTGGATGGCCCTACGCAGATTGATCGCGGCATGCAAGCC includes:
- a CDS encoding zonular occludens toxin domain-containing protein, yielding MIYWYTGQPGHGKTLHAIDRLLEFKDQGRIVYACNIREFDYAKTGVLEMTPQQFCDWPNFLPDGAVALVDEAYEHGMLPKRPNSSKVPHHVEQLAKHRHRGLDFIFVSQSPDKQCDQFVHDLIERHVHVRRRFGTKFVHLREFDRFEAQAEKATPLVVKRKALPKRPMGTYKSTELDTTERRIPWYYIALPIFVVVGLFLLYYTFGNMGKRLGVRRFRPLFKRHKAVRRRATERQRRRPARLRRPRSSLLPNSPSNFCRAFHLSRGVLLFTMAS
- a CDS encoding DUF2523 family protein; its protein translation is MGMVWEWITKGIFFFFGKLKDIAAGIVGKILSSFGLTIVSFEAVLPRLKEVITEQASGLSGPAMDFLGYLGVGQAMSMVLSALTVQMAWKVFIIPKTVADQLGAGS